Proteins encoded within one genomic window of Candidatus Acidiferrales bacterium:
- a CDS encoding DoxX family membrane protein, producing the protein MAFWERLDQFMIQWMSAYGTLLLRTALAVVFIWFGALKIFGVSPVKELVGHTVYWVSPERFVPFLGLWEALVGLGLLLGIALRLTLFLLFAQMAGTFLVLLVRPEIAFLGSNPLLLSVEGEFVVKNLVLIAAGVVIGGSVRREARQGKR; encoded by the coding sequence ATTCATGATCCAGTGGATGTCCGCCTACGGAACCCTGCTGCTCCGCACGGCGCTGGCCGTCGTCTTCATCTGGTTTGGGGCATTGAAAATATTCGGAGTGAGTCCGGTGAAGGAACTGGTGGGTCATACCGTCTATTGGGTCTCGCCCGAGAGGTTTGTCCCTTTTCTGGGACTCTGGGAGGCGCTGGTCGGCCTGGGACTTTTGCTCGGTATCGCTCTTCGACTCACTCTTTTCCTGTTGTTCGCGCAGATGGCTGGAACCTTTCTGGTCCTGTTGGTGCGCCCTGAAATCGCATTCCTCGGCAGCAATCCGCTCCTGTTGAGCGTCGAGGGAGAGTTTGTGGTGAAGAACCTTGTCCTGATCGCGGCGGGAGTAGTCATTGGCGGAAGCGTCAGACGAGAGGCGCGGCAAGGTAAAAGATGA